A section of the Marinimicrobium koreense genome encodes:
- a CDS encoding chemotaxis protein CheW produces the protein MKAPQLTETPEVREVASLLIPLQGQTLLVPNVSVAEIVPVGQIDHVPGAPDWYLGDYHWRDLTIPLASFECLNGQPRPTPGNYARVAVFNTTGVSEHIHFVALIAQGLPRLARVTPEELQVRDVSPTNPYELMQVSWAGEDAVIPDVPGLEQRVLDYLKTRV, from the coding sequence ATGAAAGCCCCGCAGCTCACTGAAACGCCGGAAGTCCGGGAAGTGGCCAGTCTGTTGATTCCCCTGCAGGGTCAGACCCTGCTGGTACCCAACGTCTCGGTAGCGGAGATTGTCCCGGTCGGTCAGATAGATCATGTACCGGGCGCTCCAGACTGGTATCTGGGCGACTATCATTGGCGGGATCTGACCATCCCCCTGGCCTCCTTCGAGTGCCTCAATGGCCAGCCTCGTCCCACCCCGGGGAACTATGCCCGGGTAGCCGTGTTCAATACCACCGGGGTGAGTGAACATATTCACTTTGTGGCTCTTATTGCTCAGGGCCTGCCGCGCTTGGCCCGTGTGACCCCGGAAGAGCTGCAGGTGCGCGATGTCTCACCCACCAACCCCTACGAGCTGATGCAGGTCAGCTGGGCGGGGGAAGACGCGGTCATTCCCGATGTGCCCGGTCTCGAGCAGCGCGTCCTGGACTATCTGAAGACCCGCGTCTGA
- a CDS encoding chemotaxis protein CheB translates to MTGLRIGLLVDSPLKRQYLALSAREAGHELVASLMLDQCQADGPAPDSADAWVVDVALDPDAEPPEPVQALLEHSDAPLIISDSSEYRPGSEEHNAWLKRTLAKLRQLAGDINLQRVPRAKALWVLAASTGGPAAVKDFLSSLPPGLGVAFIYVQHIDTSYTGTLVRMMSQSPYPAALASDGAVIQANQLLIVTACERVDLLDNGTVAIADEPWGGPYAPSVDQLVANAARVYGEQLGLIVFTGMGNDGAAACRLVRQRGGKVWAQTPQSCTSTSMPDAALATGAVELTGTPGELANRLSAHCRASAQTLIEEVRPYESPAAH, encoded by the coding sequence GTGACGGGCTTGCGAATTGGTTTGCTGGTCGATAGCCCGCTCAAGCGTCAGTACCTGGCCCTGAGCGCGCGCGAGGCGGGCCACGAACTGGTGGCCTCGCTCATGCTTGATCAGTGCCAAGCGGACGGCCCGGCCCCGGACAGCGCCGATGCCTGGGTGGTGGATGTGGCACTGGATCCGGACGCCGAGCCGCCCGAGCCGGTACAGGCGCTCCTTGAGCACAGTGATGCACCGCTGATCATCAGCGACAGCAGTGAATACCGGCCCGGCAGTGAGGAACACAACGCCTGGCTCAAGCGTACCCTGGCGAAGTTGCGGCAGTTGGCGGGGGATATCAACCTGCAGCGGGTGCCCCGGGCCAAGGCGCTGTGGGTCCTGGCCGCCTCAACCGGTGGCCCGGCGGCGGTGAAGGATTTTCTGTCGTCACTGCCCCCGGGGCTGGGCGTCGCTTTCATCTACGTGCAGCACATTGATACCAGTTACACCGGCACCCTGGTGCGCATGATGAGCCAGAGTCCGTACCCGGCGGCCCTGGCCAGCGATGGCGCGGTGATACAGGCCAACCAGCTATTGATCGTGACGGCCTGTGAGCGGGTGGACCTGTTGGACAATGGCACTGTGGCCATTGCCGATGAGCCCTGGGGTGGCCCCTATGCCCCTTCGGTGGACCAACTGGTGGCGAACGCCGCCCGGGTCTACGGCGAACAACTGGGGTTGATTGTTTTTACCGGGATGGGAAATGATGGCGCGGCGGCCTGCCGGCTGGTGCGTCAGCGCGGGGGCAAGGTCTGGGCCCAGACGCCCCAGAGCTGTACCAGCACCTCCATGCCCGATGCCGCCCTGGCGACCGGTGCGGTCGAGTTGACCGGCACCCCCGGGGAATTGGCGAACCGCCTGAGTGCCCACTGCCGCGCTTCAGCGCAAACACTGATTGAGGAAGTCCGACCCTATGAAAGCCCCGCAGCTCACTGA
- a CDS encoding Hpt domain-containing protein: MSDSRNFAALDWVVHEITDTLKEARDALESYVENPKDEARLRFCLTHIHQVHGSLQMVEFYGAAMMAEEMENLAQAMINDSVANTAEAQEVLMRAILQFPIYLEKVKTSRRDNPVIVLPLLNDLRAVRGESLLTETKLFSPYLGPAREVSGERLPLLANDAQFKDTVRKLRQMYQYAAAGFIRGVNPDENLAYLKKVFERLHKLTRGTPRQSLWHIGLALVEALEMDAIESSVSIKNLLRQLDRELKQLLAHGTKVLAAPADDQLLKNLLYYVARSGKHSPGFASGSHLQVIYDRYELERALPEGRESGEDGDAAQDLLSAPDAEAMSSVVTALKGELDAVKEALDVTLSDMDRKQALEEALPVIKRVADTMAVLGIGDLRKQVLEQGAAIELVVNSDSDLGDDQLMALAGKVLDIEYGLDSLVANAGRDANPAREQADLNLSRAQESVLRESRSGLEQAKDAIVEYIASQWDRSHLQPVPVTLREIRGGLDMIPLPRPARIIGACARFVEEQLLEGEVTPEWNRLDTLADAITSVEYYLERFNSEHAEENDLLLGVAEESVAQLGYAVTPSQSLQQAAKAAAEKDAPVVEESPEDDSDIELAAEEDTAALSAAYESAIGAGESNDPETLLDEPEDASPEEDWSTDPSSPDDTSDGYSVDALEAEVAAADASEPEPEANSVDASASASDDDDEHEVDEEILEIFIEEAGEVSDAIAEHFPRWAQNFADQESLTEFRRAFHTLKGSGRMVGATDIGELAWAIENMLNRVLDGTIQPGDHHVAVIEKVRSLLPDMIEAFRTGQPNPHPSLTEACEQYAAALSKGEEPSVSIGEPTTPAKESVDPYAELLDQPASAESIERPQGAEQDDDDDRDTQLWEIFGVEALTHLQVVDHYIQEMEDVSPLFTPPSDATQRALHTLKGSAHMANITPIAELATPLERFVKELRTYQVNINEDILQLLRDAVDYTTHALADIEQGQPVEIPRLGQFQARVAELREIFVAPLVRQQEAQAEGQKAIDPELLAIFMAEEMNLLLDADQTIENWRQHPEDLAQLEPLQTELATLTNGALHANLPPMAELGDKLHRIYAGIQQGHIPCDDALCQQLIDAHMALLDLVDAVAVGQNLEPAPDAVQAPLDRLLENLPPDDATDAPPEATSVDEEPSTAGEEVSAIAEEPAAIDEEPSAHNEEPSAVAEMPSADSENASAFAEDSSAAVEESPAVEEEPSEPAAPAVESTQDQAADADDDEVDEEILEIFLEEADDLMEDIDRALTEWQEDWSNPDLPEELKRSLHTLKGGARLSGITDVGDLAHDFETLLIGMRERDTIDRAFFQRLTDFQDKIHAGVARVRSQMAGDAPDEAVEPPPPSATAPQSGGPVPVTRDPETGNVVPFTPKPKPGNTATSAPVPPSGGAISASGGGNGGAQVQHLAARRSGPQEVVRVSAELLEELVNLAGETSITRGRIEEQVGDLGLAIDEMDSTIVRLQEQLRRLDIETEAQVIFRQEQMEAHEEFDPLEMDRYSQLQQLSRSLMESASDLLDLKNTLSDKNRDTETLLLQQSRINTDLQEGLMRSRMVPFSRLVPRLRRIVRQAATELGKDVEFELDNVEGELDRSVLERMVAPLEHMLRNAVDHGIETADERTAAGKPAAGRIMLSLAREGGDVVLRLADDGRGINLERVRAKAVERGLMTEGAQLSDRDIMQFILHAGFSTADKVTQISGRGVGMDVVHSEIKQLGGSMFINSESGHGSEFIVRLPFTVSVNRALMIQIGDDYYAVPLNTIEGIVRVSPFELEHYYSDESARFEYAGEEYQVRYLGTMLDSDARPKLDGQSLPLPVVLVRSAEHTVALQVDRLLGSSEIVVKTLGMQFSSVSGVSGATVMGDGSVVVILDPHALMREKLALGMPNATLLEPAETPYGRDDEQEKVVMVVDDSVTVRKVTGRFLEREGFRVITAKDGAEALLTLQDHIPDVMLLDIEMPRMDGFEVASNMRSSSRLKDIPIIMITSRTGEKHRERAFNIGVDKYMGKPYQEELLLNNIRELLETAQAH; encoded by the coding sequence ATGTCAGACAGCCGTAACTTTGCTGCCTTGGATTGGGTGGTTCATGAAATTACCGACACCCTGAAAGAGGCTCGCGATGCTCTGGAATCCTACGTGGAGAATCCAAAGGATGAGGCGCGCCTGCGTTTTTGCCTGACTCACATCCATCAGGTGCACGGCAGCCTGCAGATGGTGGAATTCTACGGGGCGGCCATGATGGCTGAGGAGATGGAAAACCTCGCTCAGGCCATGATCAATGACAGCGTCGCCAACACTGCCGAAGCTCAGGAAGTGTTGATGCGGGCCATCCTGCAGTTTCCGATCTATCTCGAAAAGGTCAAAACCTCCCGTCGTGACAACCCGGTTATTGTCCTGCCGCTACTCAATGATCTGCGCGCGGTGCGGGGCGAAAGCCTGCTGACCGAGACCAAACTGTTCAGCCCCTATCTTGGCCCCGCCCGGGAAGTGTCCGGCGAGCGCCTGCCGCTGTTGGCCAACGACGCCCAATTCAAAGATACCGTGCGCAAACTGCGCCAGATGTATCAGTATGCGGCCGCGGGGTTTATCCGGGGCGTCAATCCGGATGAAAATCTGGCTTACCTGAAAAAGGTGTTTGAGCGGCTGCACAAACTGACCCGGGGGACCCCCCGCCAGTCGCTCTGGCATATCGGCCTGGCGCTGGTGGAAGCGCTGGAGATGGATGCCATCGAGTCCAGTGTCTCGATCAAAAACCTGCTGCGGCAGCTGGACCGGGAACTCAAACAACTGCTCGCCCACGGAACCAAAGTGTTGGCTGCCCCGGCGGATGACCAGCTGCTTAAAAACCTGTTGTACTACGTGGCCCGATCGGGCAAGCACTCGCCGGGCTTTGCCAGTGGCTCCCATTTGCAGGTGATTTACGACCGCTACGAGCTTGAGCGCGCATTGCCGGAAGGCCGTGAGAGCGGTGAAGACGGCGATGCGGCGCAGGACCTGTTGTCCGCCCCGGATGCGGAGGCCATGAGTTCGGTGGTCACCGCACTGAAAGGTGAGCTGGACGCGGTCAAAGAGGCGCTGGATGTCACCCTGTCGGATATGGATCGGAAGCAGGCGCTGGAAGAGGCGCTGCCCGTCATCAAGCGCGTGGCCGACACCATGGCGGTGCTCGGCATTGGTGACTTACGCAAGCAGGTGCTCGAGCAGGGCGCGGCGATTGAGCTGGTCGTGAATTCTGATAGCGACCTGGGCGATGATCAGTTGATGGCGCTGGCCGGTAAGGTACTGGATATTGAGTACGGGCTGGACTCTCTGGTGGCCAACGCCGGTCGGGACGCTAACCCGGCACGGGAACAGGCGGATCTCAACCTCTCCCGCGCGCAGGAATCGGTGTTGCGTGAATCACGTAGTGGCCTGGAGCAAGCCAAGGATGCCATTGTCGAGTACATTGCCTCCCAGTGGGATCGTTCGCACCTTCAGCCGGTACCTGTGACCCTGCGCGAAATTCGCGGTGGCCTGGACATGATTCCCCTGCCCCGACCGGCCCGGATTATTGGCGCCTGTGCACGGTTTGTGGAAGAGCAATTGCTTGAGGGAGAGGTCACCCCCGAATGGAATCGGCTGGACACCCTGGCCGATGCCATTACCAGCGTTGAATACTACCTGGAACGCTTCAATAGCGAGCACGCCGAGGAAAACGACCTGTTGTTGGGGGTTGCCGAAGAGAGCGTGGCCCAACTGGGTTACGCCGTGACGCCTTCCCAGTCGCTCCAGCAGGCGGCCAAGGCCGCAGCCGAAAAAGACGCCCCGGTGGTTGAGGAGTCGCCCGAAGACGATTCCGACATCGAGTTGGCGGCAGAGGAAGACACCGCCGCTCTGAGCGCCGCCTATGAATCGGCGATTGGCGCCGGAGAAAGCAATGACCCGGAGACGCTGCTGGACGAGCCGGAGGATGCATCGCCAGAAGAAGACTGGTCCACAGACCCGTCGTCTCCGGATGACACCTCAGACGGTTATTCGGTCGATGCTCTGGAGGCCGAAGTGGCCGCCGCCGATGCCAGCGAGCCGGAGCCCGAAGCCAATAGTGTCGATGCCTCGGCCTCGGCCTCGGACGACGATGACGAACACGAAGTTGATGAAGAAATCCTGGAAATCTTCATCGAGGAGGCCGGCGAGGTCAGTGACGCGATTGCCGAACACTTCCCCCGTTGGGCCCAGAATTTTGCCGACCAGGAATCTCTGACCGAATTCCGGCGCGCTTTCCATACCCTGAAGGGCAGTGGCCGTATGGTTGGGGCGACCGATATTGGCGAGCTCGCCTGGGCGATCGAGAACATGCTCAACCGCGTGCTGGACGGCACCATCCAGCCCGGTGATCATCACGTCGCCGTTATCGAGAAAGTCCGCAGCCTGCTGCCGGACATGATCGAGGCATTCCGCACCGGTCAGCCGAACCCCCATCCGAGCCTTACGGAGGCGTGCGAGCAGTACGCGGCGGCCCTGTCAAAAGGTGAGGAGCCCAGTGTTTCTATCGGCGAGCCGACGACACCGGCGAAGGAGAGCGTAGACCCCTACGCGGAACTGCTGGATCAGCCCGCCAGTGCTGAGTCGATTGAACGGCCCCAGGGGGCAGAGCAGGACGATGATGACGACCGTGACACCCAGCTGTGGGAAATTTTTGGCGTGGAGGCGCTGACCCACCTGCAGGTCGTGGATCACTACATCCAGGAAATGGAAGACGTTTCGCCGCTGTTTACCCCGCCGAGCGATGCCACTCAGCGGGCGCTGCATACCCTCAAGGGTAGCGCCCATATGGCCAACATTACTCCGATTGCGGAGTTGGCCACGCCGCTGGAGCGGTTTGTCAAAGAGCTGCGCACCTACCAAGTGAATATCAACGAGGATATTCTGCAGCTGCTGCGTGACGCGGTGGACTACACGACCCACGCCCTGGCCGATATCGAGCAGGGCCAACCGGTGGAAATTCCCCGTCTGGGGCAGTTCCAGGCACGGGTCGCCGAACTTCGAGAGATCTTTGTAGCGCCGCTTGTGCGGCAGCAGGAAGCCCAGGCCGAAGGTCAGAAAGCGATTGATCCCGAGCTGTTGGCGATTTTCATGGCCGAGGAAATGAATCTGCTGCTCGATGCGGATCAAACCATCGAGAACTGGCGCCAGCACCCCGAAGATCTCGCACAGCTTGAGCCGCTGCAGACCGAACTGGCCACCCTGACCAATGGCGCGCTTCACGCCAACCTGCCGCCCATGGCGGAGTTGGGCGACAAGCTGCACCGGATCTACGCCGGCATTCAGCAGGGGCATATTCCCTGCGACGACGCCCTGTGCCAGCAGCTTATTGACGCGCATATGGCACTGCTGGATCTGGTGGATGCCGTTGCGGTCGGACAGAACCTCGAACCGGCCCCCGACGCCGTTCAGGCCCCTCTGGATCGCCTGCTGGAAAACCTGCCGCCCGACGACGCCACCGATGCCCCGCCAGAGGCAACCAGCGTTGATGAAGAGCCTTCAACCGCTGGCGAAGAAGTCTCCGCGATTGCAGAAGAGCCGGCAGCGATCGATGAGGAACCTTCAGCGCACAATGAAGAGCCCTCAGCGGTTGCTGAAATGCCCTCAGCGGATAGCGAAAATGCCTCAGCATTTGCGGAAGACTCTTCAGCCGCTGTAGAAGAGTCTCCAGCGGTCGAAGAAGAACCCTCAGAGCCCGCTGCGCCGGCGGTGGAGTCGACGCAGGATCAGGCGGCTGATGCCGACGACGATGAGGTGGACGAGGAAATCCTGGAAATCTTCCTGGAAGAAGCTGATGACCTCATGGAAGATATCGACCGCGCACTGACCGAGTGGCAGGAAGACTGGAGCAATCCGGATCTGCCCGAAGAACTCAAACGCTCTCTGCATACCCTGAAGGGCGGTGCTCGACTGTCCGGTATTACCGACGTGGGCGATCTGGCCCACGATTTCGAGACCCTGCTCATCGGTATGCGCGAGCGCGACACCATTGACCGGGCCTTCTTCCAGCGTCTGACTGACTTCCAGGATAAGATTCACGCCGGGGTCGCCCGGGTGCGCTCGCAGATGGCCGGTGATGCCCCCGACGAGGCGGTCGAGCCGCCTCCGCCCAGCGCCACCGCGCCTCAGTCCGGTGGCCCGGTTCCGGTCACCCGGGACCCGGAAACGGGCAATGTGGTGCCGTTCACACCCAAGCCCAAACCCGGCAATACCGCCACATCGGCTCCGGTACCGCCCAGCGGTGGCGCCATCAGTGCGTCCGGGGGCGGCAATGGCGGCGCCCAGGTTCAGCATCTGGCGGCCCGTCGCAGTGGTCCTCAGGAAGTGGTCCGGGTGTCCGCCGAGTTGTTGGAAGAGCTGGTTAACCTGGCCGGTGAAACCTCCATTACCCGGGGTCGCATCGAGGAGCAGGTGGGTGATCTGGGACTGGCCATCGATGAAATGGACTCGACCATTGTGCGTCTGCAGGAGCAGTTGCGCCGCCTCGATATCGAAACCGAAGCCCAGGTGATTTTCCGTCAGGAGCAGATGGAAGCGCACGAGGAATTCGACCCGCTGGAAATGGACCGCTACTCCCAGTTACAGCAGTTGTCGCGTTCGCTGATGGAGTCCGCCTCGGATCTGCTCGACCTGAAAAACACCCTATCGGACAAAAATCGCGATACCGAAACCCTGTTGCTCCAGCAGTCACGGATCAATACCGATCTGCAGGAAGGGCTGATGCGCTCGCGCATGGTGCCTTTCTCCCGGCTGGTGCCGCGCCTGCGCCGGATTGTCCGTCAGGCGGCGACCGAGCTGGGCAAGGATGTGGAATTCGAGCTGGATAATGTCGAGGGTGAACTGGACCGCTCGGTACTGGAGCGGATGGTGGCGCCTCTTGAGCACATGTTGCGCAACGCCGTGGACCACGGTATCGAAACCGCCGACGAACGCACCGCGGCGGGCAAGCCTGCGGCGGGGCGGATCATGCTCAGTCTGGCCCGCGAGGGCGGCGATGTGGTGTTGCGCCTGGCCGACGATGGCCGGGGTATTAACCTCGAGCGGGTGCGCGCCAAAGCCGTCGAGCGCGGCCTGATGACCGAGGGTGCCCAGCTCAGTGACCGGGATATCATGCAGTTCATTCTCCATGCCGGTTTCAGTACTGCCGACAAGGTCACCCAGATATCCGGCCGTGGGGTCGGTATGGATGTGGTCCACTCCGAGATCAAACAGCTCGGTGGCTCCATGTTCATCAACTCTGAATCCGGTCACGGGTCGGAGTTTATCGTCCGCCTGCCGTTCACCGTGTCGGTTAACCGCGCCCTCATGATCCAGATTGGCGACGACTACTACGCGGTTCCGCTCAACACTATCGAGGGTATTGTGCGCGTCAGCCCCTTTGAGCTGGAGCACTACTACTCCGATGAGAGTGCGCGCTTCGAATACGCGGGTGAGGAGTATCAGGTCCGTTATCTGGGCACCATGCTCGACAGCGATGCCCGTCCGAAGCTCGATGGTCAGTCTCTGCCACTGCCGGTGGTGCTGGTACGCAGCGCCGAGCATACCGTGGCACTGCAGGTCGATCGCCTGCTGGGCAGCAGTGAAATTGTGGTGAAAACCCTGGGCATGCAGTTCAGTTCGGTCAGCGGGGTGTCCGGCGCCACGGTCATGGGTGACGGTAGCGTGGTGGTGATTCTCGATCCCCACGCCCTCATGCGTGAAAAACTGGCGCTGGGTATGCCCAATGCGACCTTGTTGGAGCCAGCCGAGACGCCCTACGGACGCGATGATGAACAGGAAAAAGTGGTCATGGTGGTGGATGATTCCGTGACCGTGCGCAAAGTCACCGGCCGCTTCCTGGAGCGCGAGGGCTTCCGGGTCATTACCGCCAAAGATGGTGCCGAAGCACTGCTTACGCTCCAGGACCATATCCCGGATGTCATGCTGCTGGATATCGAAATGCCGCGCATGGACGGCTTCGAAGTGGCCAGCAATATGCGCAGTAGCTCGAGGCTGAAGGACATCCCGATCATCATGATTACCTCCCGTACCGGGGAAAAACACCGGGAGCGGGCCTTCAATATCGGTGTGGACAAATACATGGGCAAGCCCTACCAGGAAGAGCTGCTGCTCAATAACATCCGCGAGCTTCTGGAAACAGCGCAGGCGCATTGA
- a CDS encoding CheR family methyltransferase codes for MVWSLQAPTDLSESQFVQWSKLLEERTGIQLSTQQKTLLQSQVAIRMRELGCEDYNQYFHDVTDGLTGLMEWSVLVDRLTVKETSFFRHRPSLEYVRRFLQHRIDNRQLDNSFDIWSVGCASGEEPYSLAMVANDCFELANLAPYYGITATDISQSALNQARRARYPQRKLEPLYPEEVQRYLTRTDDGQFEVAGKLRDRVCFSQGNITRIRTMPVIKMDVIFCQNLLVYFRRWLRRDILNAFADRLKPGGVLIIGLGEAVDWEHPELRRVVGDEVQAYVREERQKQ; via the coding sequence ATGGTTTGGTCCCTGCAAGCGCCGACTGACTTGTCCGAAAGCCAGTTTGTTCAATGGAGCAAACTGCTGGAGGAGCGCACGGGTATTCAACTGTCGACTCAGCAGAAAACCCTGCTGCAGTCGCAGGTGGCCATCCGTATGCGTGAGTTGGGCTGTGAGGATTACAATCAGTACTTTCACGATGTCACGGACGGCCTGACCGGCCTGATGGAATGGTCCGTTCTGGTGGACCGGCTTACGGTCAAAGAAACTAGTTTTTTTCGGCACCGTCCCTCCCTTGAATACGTACGCCGGTTTCTGCAACACCGGATCGACAATCGCCAGTTGGACAATAGCTTCGATATCTGGAGCGTGGGCTGTGCCAGTGGTGAGGAACCCTACTCATTGGCGATGGTCGCCAATGACTGTTTCGAGCTGGCCAACCTCGCCCCCTATTACGGCATTACCGCCACAGACATCAGCCAGTCGGCACTCAATCAGGCCCGTCGGGCGCGTTACCCACAGCGTAAGCTTGAGCCACTGTACCCCGAGGAAGTTCAGCGTTATCTGACGCGAACGGATGACGGGCAATTCGAGGTGGCCGGAAAGTTGCGCGATCGTGTCTGTTTCAGTCAGGGCAATATCACCCGCATCCGGACCATGCCCGTGATCAAAATGGACGTCATTTTCTGTCAGAACCTGCTGGTCTATTTTCGTCGCTGGTTGCGTCGGGATATCCTCAACGCGTTTGCGGACCGCCTCAAACCGGGCGGCGTGTTGATTATCGGACTGGGGGAAGCCGTGGACTGGGAACACCCGGAACTGCGCCGCGTGGTAGGCGATGAAGTGCAAGCCTATGTTCGCGAAGAGCGACAAAAACAATGA
- a CDS encoding methyl-accepting chemotaxis protein yields MKTESRNLFANVRANPAMVVLVVLLIGFLVLIPVTYVMVQQGLERDQEYLQQAAELRAQSYRLTALSRDAIEGDEEAFDELGQVVSTMGATWDSLRSSDPRTRSQLSREFNAYAQVWNSVQEDANTILTNRDTIVFLNEVGRTLNDSLPELQAEHNNIVEILLENDAPPEQVSQAQMQSWRAERIGRNVDKMLRGDADASRAADQFNLDANIYGRVLTAMQEGDVAMRITQITDEEAQESLTEIASLFDFVNSSIQEIFEGSPALLDALQANEALLDSTPMLLETVSDISDRIAEQAPLRQPNNLTILALAIAAALCLAVIGILLLRSTRRRLSETAETNERNQNAILRLLDELADLADGDLTTTATVTEDFTGAIADSINFTIDQLRILVARINETAVNVSAAAQETQQTALHLAEASEHQAQEIAGASAAVNEMAVTIDQVSANAAESAAVAERAVSIATNGAKVVQNTINGMDTIREQIQDTSKRIKRLGESSQEIGDIVSLINDIADQTNILALNAAIQASMAGDAGRGFAVVADEVQRLAERSAAATKQIEALVKTIQNDTNEAVISMEQTTSEVVRGARLAQDAGVALEEIETVSNNLAELIQNISNAARQQASSAGHISNTMNVIQEITTQTSAGTSATAQSIGNLAEMALDLRESVAGFKLPEEESDEAPIGYRESAPAAQSDDDAFADLNDEADSIESFDFPEEGESLADVDESDVIELDDQVLPEDEGDTDDRHEKPRSDRELV; encoded by the coding sequence ATGAAAACCGAGTCCAGAAACCTGTTTGCCAACGTCCGGGCGAACCCGGCGATGGTTGTACTGGTGGTCTTGCTGATCGGCTTTCTGGTTTTGATCCCCGTCACCTACGTCATGGTGCAGCAGGGCTTGGAACGAGACCAGGAATACCTGCAGCAGGCCGCTGAATTGCGCGCCCAGTCCTACCGTCTGACGGCCCTGTCACGGGACGCCATTGAAGGTGATGAAGAAGCGTTTGATGAGCTGGGGCAGGTCGTCTCGACCATGGGGGCCACGTGGGACTCTTTGCGCTCCAGTGATCCGCGCACCCGCTCGCAGTTGAGCCGCGAGTTCAACGCCTACGCTCAAGTCTGGAACAGTGTGCAGGAAGACGCCAACACCATTCTGACCAACCGCGATACCATCGTCTTCCTGAACGAGGTGGGTCGGACCCTGAACGACTCGCTGCCGGAGCTTCAGGCGGAGCACAACAATATCGTGGAAATTCTGCTCGAGAATGACGCACCGCCGGAGCAGGTGTCCCAGGCGCAGATGCAGAGCTGGCGTGCCGAGCGTATCGGTCGAAATGTGGACAAAATGCTCCGTGGTGACGCCGACGCCTCGCGCGCGGCGGATCAGTTCAACCTGGATGCCAACATCTACGGTCGGGTACTGACGGCGATGCAGGAAGGTGATGTGGCCATGCGCATCACTCAGATTACCGACGAAGAGGCGCAGGAGTCGCTGACCGAAATTGCCTCGTTGTTTGATTTTGTTAACAGCTCGATTCAGGAAATTTTCGAAGGTTCGCCCGCCCTGCTTGATGCGTTACAGGCCAACGAAGCGCTGCTCGACAGCACCCCAATGCTGCTTGAAACGGTTTCCGATATTTCGGACCGGATTGCCGAGCAGGCACCGCTGCGCCAGCCCAACAACCTGACCATTCTGGCCCTGGCCATTGCGGCGGCCTTGTGCTTGGCGGTCATCGGTATTCTGCTGCTGCGCAGCACCCGCCGTCGTCTGAGTGAAACCGCCGAAACCAACGAACGGAACCAGAACGCGATTCTGCGACTGCTGGACGAACTGGCCGACCTGGCCGACGGTGACCTGACCACCACCGCCACGGTAACCGAAGACTTTACCGGCGCGATTGCCGACTCGATCAACTTCACGATTGACCAGCTGCGTATTCTGGTGGCCCGAATCAACGAAACGGCGGTGAACGTATCCGCCGCGGCCCAGGAAACCCAGCAGACCGCTCTGCACCTGGCCGAAGCCTCCGAGCACCAGGCCCAGGAAATCGCCGGCGCCTCGGCGGCGGTAAACGAGATGGCGGTGACTATTGATCAGGTATCCGCCAACGCCGCCGAATCGGCCGCGGTAGCGGAGCGAGCGGTATCCATTGCGACCAACGGCGCCAAGGTGGTACAGAACACCATCAACGGCATGGACACCATTCGTGAGCAGATTCAGGATACCTCGAAGCGGATCAAGCGACTGGGTGAATCCTCCCAGGAGATTGGTGACATCGTATCGTTGATTAACGACATTGCCGACCAGACCAACATTCTGGCTTTGAACGCGGCGATTCAGGCCTCTATGGCCGGTGACGCGGGCCGCGGCTTCGCGGTGGTTGCGGACGAAGTGCAGCGACTGGCGGAACGTTCAGCCGCTGCTACCAAGCAGATTGAAGCCCTGGTTAAAACCATTCAGAACGATACCAACGAAGCGGTTATCTCGATGGAGCAGACCACTTCGGAAGTGGTCCGCGGTGCTCGCCTGGCGCAGGACGCCGGTGTGGCTCTGGAAGAGATTGAGACGGTATCCAACAACCTGGCGGAATTGATCCAGAACATTTCGAACGCTGCCCGTCAGCAGGCCTCTTCGGCCGGCCACATCTCCAACACGATGAACGTGATTCAGGAAATTACCACCCAGACCTCCGCCGGTACCAGCGCGACTGCCCAGTCGATTGGTAATCTGGCTGAGATGGCGCTGGATCTGCGCGAATCGGTGGCCGGCTTCAAACTGCCGGAGGAAGAGTCGGACGAAGCGCCCATCGGGTATCGCGAAAGTGCACCGGCGGCCCAGAGCGATGACGATGCGTTTGCAGATCTGAACGATGAGGCGGACAGCATTGAGAGCTTCGACTTCCCGGAAGAAGGTGAAAGCCTGGCAGACGTCGATGAATCCGACGTTATCGAACTGGATGATCAGGTGTTGCCGGAGGATGAGGGCGACACGGATGACCGTCACGAGAAGCCCCGTTCCGATCGCGAACTGGTGTAA